Proteins from a genomic interval of Cumulibacter manganitolerans:
- a CDS encoding UPF0182 family membrane protein, producing the protein MAVRPPAPGTWGLSKRARVLLTIAAVIAVLAILGSLVAKLLVRYWWFQETGYTSVFWTTWRTRAVLFLVFGVLAAVVIGLNAYLAYRLRPAFRPLTAEQQNLEQYRRAIEPRGRLALIGLSLAAFLIGGYAAQSQWRSYLLWSNATPFGRTDPQFGLDVSFYTFELPFWRFALSFLMVVVALGLLVAAGIHYLYGGIRLNTPGERFATGALAHLAVLLGVFVLLKALGYWLDRYDLMFSTRGKNFYGAAAADVNAMLPAKSILAVVAIICALAFFATILMKNFAVPAMALALMVVASLAIGMAYPAIYNRFVVLPNANVKEAPYIERAMDATLAAYGLNNVDYQSYPAKSTAEPSEIRSDAGTIPHLRLLDPNVISEVVQQNEQVVRVYSFASKLDIDRYTVEGKSEEYVVAVRELDPSKFSEAQQNWINLHTYYTHGYGFIAAPANEVDDKGMPKFVNSGFDGGLIPVKQPRIYYGELNDEYSIVGSADGKDREYDRPESDDGQNKGEKKTTYDGKGGVPVNSFFRKAVFAINYAEGNFILNSSIGDSSKVIYNRTPRERVESVAPFITADGDPYPAVVDGRIVWIVDGYTTSDGYPYAAQTSLRDTTADAQTGTGTAALPDEQVNYVRNSVKATVDAYDGTVTLYEWDKKDPVLKTWEKAYPGLIKPKADISKELQSHFRYPEDMFKLQRQLLTQYHVTDTSKFYSEDSFWKVAADPTGGAGDQPAYYVRSQLPGEPDSTFKITSPLTAQNKDNITAYMSAESDPENYGKITVLTMPPSENTFGPKQVQNQFTNDEEIKTKLNLLRQGGNPDAVEFGNLLTVPIAGGLLYVEPVYVRSSYPTLQFVLLQYGGKLAWAPTIKEGLDKLFGAGAGDNAQNTANQEAATGGTTEGSTGGSNGGSSNGSGSTGQSSAQQKIADANSQLQAAITAYENAAKNGDYAAMGAAQQQIIDAGKALDAAVKEEQAGQSAAPTSGGN; encoded by the coding sequence GTGGCAGTTCGACCGCCGGCCCCGGGGACCTGGGGACTGAGCAAGCGGGCGCGAGTGCTGCTCACCATCGCGGCCGTGATCGCGGTGCTCGCGATCCTCGGCAGCCTGGTGGCCAAGCTGCTGGTGCGGTACTGGTGGTTCCAGGAGACGGGCTACACGTCGGTCTTCTGGACGACCTGGCGCACCCGCGCGGTGCTGTTCCTGGTCTTCGGCGTCCTCGCTGCGGTCGTGATCGGCCTGAACGCCTATCTCGCCTACCGGTTGCGCCCGGCGTTCCGGCCGCTCACCGCGGAGCAGCAGAACCTCGAGCAGTACCGCCGGGCCATCGAGCCGCGCGGCCGTCTCGCGCTGATCGGGCTGTCGCTGGCGGCGTTCCTGATCGGCGGGTACGCCGCGCAGTCGCAGTGGCGCTCGTACCTGCTGTGGTCCAACGCGACGCCGTTCGGGCGGACCGATCCGCAGTTCGGGCTGGACGTCTCCTTCTACACCTTCGAGCTGCCGTTCTGGCGGTTCGCCCTGAGCTTCCTGATGGTGGTCGTCGCGCTCGGTCTGCTGGTCGCCGCGGGCATCCACTACCTGTACGGCGGCATCCGGCTCAACACGCCGGGGGAGCGGTTCGCGACCGGCGCGCTGGCGCACCTGGCCGTGCTGCTCGGCGTGTTCGTGCTGCTCAAGGCGCTGGGCTACTGGCTCGACCGGTATGACCTGATGTTCTCCACGCGCGGCAAGAACTTCTACGGCGCGGCGGCGGCCGACGTGAACGCGATGCTGCCGGCGAAGTCGATCCTGGCCGTGGTCGCGATCATCTGCGCGCTCGCGTTCTTCGCGACGATCCTGATGAAGAACTTCGCCGTGCCCGCCATGGCGCTCGCGCTGATGGTGGTGGCCTCCCTCGCCATCGGCATGGCCTACCCGGCGATCTACAACCGGTTCGTCGTCCTGCCGAACGCCAACGTGAAGGAGGCGCCGTACATCGAGCGGGCGATGGACGCGACGCTGGCGGCGTACGGCCTGAACAACGTCGACTACCAGTCCTATCCGGCCAAGTCGACCGCCGAGCCGTCGGAGATCCGCTCGGACGCCGGCACCATCCCGCACCTGCGGCTGCTGGACCCGAACGTGATCAGCGAGGTCGTGCAGCAGAACGAGCAGGTCGTGCGGGTGTACTCTTTCGCCAGCAAGCTCGACATCGACCGGTACACGGTCGAAGGCAAGAGCGAGGAGTACGTCGTCGCGGTCCGCGAGCTCGACCCGTCGAAGTTCAGCGAGGCCCAGCAGAACTGGATCAACCTGCACACGTACTACACCCACGGCTACGGGTTCATCGCGGCGCCGGCCAACGAGGTCGACGACAAGGGCATGCCGAAGTTCGTGAACTCCGGCTTCGACGGCGGCCTGATCCCCGTCAAGCAGCCGCGGATCTACTACGGCGAGCTCAACGACGAGTACTCCATCGTCGGCAGCGCCGACGGCAAGGACCGCGAGTACGACCGGCCCGAGAGCGACGACGGCCAGAACAAGGGTGAGAAGAAGACGACGTACGACGGCAAGGGCGGCGTCCCCGTCAACAGCTTCTTCCGCAAGGCCGTGTTCGCGATCAACTACGCCGAGGGCAACTTCATCCTCAACAGCAGCATCGGCGACAGCTCGAAGGTGATCTACAACCGCACCCCGCGGGAGCGCGTCGAGTCGGTGGCGCCGTTCATCACCGCCGACGGCGACCCCTATCCCGCGGTCGTCGACGGCCGGATCGTGTGGATCGTCGACGGCTACACGACCAGCGACGGTTACCCGTACGCCGCGCAGACGAGCCTGCGCGACACCACGGCCGACGCGCAGACCGGCACCGGCACCGCGGCGCTCCCGGACGAGCAGGTCAACTACGTGCGGAACTCCGTGAAGGCGACGGTCGACGCGTACGACGGCACGGTGACGCTGTACGAGTGGGACAAGAAGGACCCCGTGCTGAAGACCTGGGAGAAGGCCTACCCGGGCCTGATCAAGCCCAAGGCGGACATCTCCAAGGAGCTGCAGTCGCACTTCCGGTACCCCGAGGACATGTTCAAGCTCCAGCGACAGCTGCTCACGCAGTATCACGTGACCGACACCAGCAAGTTCTACAGTGAGGACAGCTTCTGGAAGGTAGCGGCCGATCCGACCGGGGGAGCCGGTGACCAGCCGGCGTACTACGTACGCTCCCAGCTGCCCGGCGAGCCGGACTCGACGTTCAAGATCACGTCGCCGCTGACCGCGCAGAACAAGGACAACATCACGGCCTACATGTCGGCGGAGAGCGACCCCGAGAACTACGGCAAGATCACCGTGCTGACGATGCCGCCGTCGGAGAACACGTTCGGACCCAAGCAGGTGCAGAACCAGTTCACCAACGACGAGGAGATCAAGACCAAGCTCAACCTGCTGCGCCAGGGCGGCAATCCGGACGCGGTCGAGTTCGGCAACCTGCTGACCGTCCCCATCGCCGGCGGGCTGCTGTACGTGGAGCCGGTGTACGTGCGGTCGTCGTACCCGACGCTGCAGTTCGTGCTGCTGCAGTACGGCGGCAAGCTCGCGTGGGCACCGACGATCAAGGAGGGCCTCGACAAGCTCTTCGGCGCCGGGGCGGGCGACAATGCGCAGAACACCGCCAACCAGGAGGCGGCGACCGGCGGAACGACGGAAGGCTCGACCGGCGGATCCAACGGCGGGTCGAGCAACGGCTCCGGTTCGACCGGACAGTCGTCGGCGCAGCAGAAGATCGCCGACGCGAACTCCCAGCTGCAGGCGGCCATCACCGCCTACGAGAACGCGGCGAAGAACGGCGACTATGCCGCGATGGGTGCCGCTCAGCAGCAGATCATCGACGCGGGCAAGGCGCTGGACGCCGCGGTCAAGGAGGAGCAGGCCGGCCAGTCCGCCGCCCCGACCTCCGGCGGCAACTAG